TTTTTTCCAAATTTCATCTCTTTTAATTTCAATTTCTTTAAAATTTTCAAGTGATATTTTTGTTTTGTTTGCAATCTCTTTAAGCCCAATTTCATTTTTATTGTCTATATTTTCTTTTATTTTTAAGTATGATTTATATATCTCGTTTACCAAGAGAAGTTCTTTTTTTAAAACGTCTCTTAGTTCAATTTCAAGTTTTGCTTTCATTTTTATAAGACTAATTATAAGCTATTATAAATATATTTACAAATCAACTTTGTCTTTTTATTATGTTATAATACATTAAAGTATGAGTAAGCTTTTTGAGAGAGATGATGATATTGTAGCTCTTGCAACCCCTTTTTTAAGTAGCGCTTTATGTGTGATTCGTAGCAGTGGTGCTTCTTCTATTTCTAAATTTTCTAAAATCTTTTCAAATCATTCAGCTCTTAATTCAGCGGCTGGAAATACGATTCATTATGGTTATATATTAGATAATGAGAATAATTGCAAGGTAGATGAAGTTGTTGTGTGTTTGTATCGAGCACCAAAAAGCTTTACAGGGCAAGATGCTGTTGAGGTTATAGCTCATGGTTCTGTGATTGGGATTAAAAAGATTATAGATTTATTTTTAAAAAGTGGGTTTAGGATGGCTGAGCCTGGTGAATTTACTTTTCGTTCATTTCTTGCTAAAAAAATTGACCTTACAAAGGCAGAAGCAATTAATGAGATTATTTTTGCTAAGACCAACAAAGCTTATTCTCTTGCAGTTAATAAGCTTTCTGGAGCTTTATTTGTTAAAATAGATACAATAAAAAAATGTATTTTAAATTTTCTCTCAGCTGTTAGCGTTTATCTTGATTATGAGGTTGATGACCGTGAGATTGACATTCCTTTTGACTTGATTTTAAATAGCAAAGTTGAACTTAAAAAATTAATTAATTCTTATAAAGTTTATGAAAAAATCGATCATGGTATTACTTTGGTTTTAGCAGGCTCTGTTAATGCTGGAAAGTCTTCTTTATTTAATTTGTTTCTCAAAAAAGATAGATCAATTGTCTCTTCATATCCTGGTACTACAAGAGATTATATTGAAGCAAGTTTTGAGCTTGATGGTATTTTGTTTAATCTTTTTGATACAGCAGGTCTTAGAGATGCTGACAATTTTGTTGAGAGATTGGGTATTGAGAAAAGTAATTCTTTAATAAAGGAAGCTTCTTTAGTAATTTATGTGATTGATATTAGTTCAAATTTAACAAGAGATGATTTATTATTTATTGATTCGAATAAATCCAATAGTAAGATATTATTTGTTTTAAATAAGATAGATTTAAAGATAAATAAATCTACCGAAGAATTTGTTCGTTCGAGTGTTTTAAATTCTTCAAATTTAATAATGATTAGCATTAAAAATTTAGAAGGAATAGATATTCTTTATGACAAAATAAGGACTTTAATCTCTTATGAGAGGGTAGAGATTGGACTTGATGATATAATAATATCGTCAAGTCGTCAAATACAACTTTTAGAGAAAGCTTATGCTTTGATTTTAGATTTATTGAGTAAAATCGATCGTCAAGTAAGTTATGATATGTTAGCATTTGATGCTTATGAGATTATCAACTGTTTGGGTGAAATAACAGGAGAAGTTAGTAGTGAAGATGTTCTTGACAATATGTTTAAGAATTTTTGTTTGGGGAAATAAATATGGATTTTGACGCAATTGTTATTGGAGGAGGGCATGCAGGGATTGAAGCTGCGCTTGCTATTTCAAGGCTAAATTTTAAAACTTTAATGATTACTCAAAATTTAGATACAATCGGCAAGCTTTCTTGCAATCCTGCTATTGGTGGACTTGCTAAGGGCAATATGGTTAGGGAAATTGATGCTCTTGGCGGTGAAATGGGTCGCATTATTGACTTTAGCATGATTCAGTTTAGA
This portion of the Borreliella afzelii genome encodes:
- the mnmE gene encoding tRNA uridine-5-carboxymethylaminomethyl(34) synthesis GTPase MnmE, with the translated sequence MSKLFERDDDIVALATPFLSSALCVIRSSGASSISKFSKIFSNHSALNSAAGNTIHYGYILDNENNCKVDEVVVCLYRAPKSFTGQDAVEVIAHGSVIGIKKIIDLFLKSGFRMAEPGEFTFRSFLAKKIDLTKAEAINEIIFAKTNKAYSLAVNKLSGALFVKIDTIKKCILNFLSAVSVYLDYEVDDREIDIPFDLILNSKVELKKLINSYKVYEKIDHGITLVLAGSVNAGKSSLFNLFLKKDRSIVSSYPGTTRDYIEASFELDGILFNLFDTAGLRDADNFVERLGIEKSNSLIKEASLVIYVIDISSNLTRDDLLFIDSNKSNSKILFVLNKIDLKINKSTEEFVRSSVLNSSNLIMISIKNLEGIDILYDKIRTLISYERVEIGLDDIIISSSRQIQLLEKAYALILDLLSKIDRQVSYDMLAFDAYEIINCLGEITGEVSSEDVLDNMFKNFCLGK